A genome region from Natronosalvus rutilus includes the following:
- a CDS encoding HD domain-containing protein, producing MGVEITETTVTDAEFEAMKQFVFEYLAASVEKEDEGGRMRWYPWHSAEYRHNHILNVVDLATEIAEKEGADVDVTRVAALFHDVAKLETDQELHAEAGARVAREYLEAQSEYPESFIAQVTRAIEYHSYQGDVTDLSMESQCVIEADLLDKIGANGTALMLLRMGYEARTHMDADEMVDRVLERGLDAASRVRSDTADGIAHRRLKRVKWFREWLEDEIAALGE from the coding sequence GTGGGTGTCGAGATAACCGAGACCACGGTCACCGACGCCGAGTTCGAGGCCATGAAACAGTTCGTCTTCGAGTACCTCGCCGCTAGCGTCGAGAAAGAAGACGAAGGCGGCCGGATGCGGTGGTACCCCTGGCACTCCGCCGAGTACCGCCACAATCACATCCTCAACGTCGTCGATCTGGCGACCGAGATCGCTGAGAAGGAAGGGGCCGATGTCGACGTCACGCGCGTGGCCGCGCTGTTTCACGACGTCGCCAAACTCGAGACCGACCAGGAACTCCACGCCGAGGCCGGCGCTCGCGTCGCCCGCGAGTACCTCGAGGCCCAGAGCGAGTACCCGGAGTCGTTCATCGCCCAGGTCACTCGCGCCATCGAGTACCACTCCTACCAGGGCGACGTGACCGACCTCTCGATGGAGAGCCAGTGTGTGATCGAGGCCGACCTGCTCGACAAGATCGGCGCCAACGGGACGGCGCTGATGTTGTTGCGCATGGGCTACGAGGCGCGGACGCACATGGACGCCGACGAGATGGTCGATCGGGTCCTCGAGCGCGGACTCGACGCCGCCTCGCGCGTCCGGAGCGACACCGCCGACGGAATCGCCCACCGTCGACTCAAGCGCGTGAAGTGGTTCCGCGAGTGGCTCGAAGACGAGATTGCGGCACTGGGCGAGTAG
- the purF gene encoding amidophosphoribosyltransferase: MTEKCGVVGVALADRDVARPLYYGLYALQHRGQESAGIVTHDGFQQHSHVELGLVGDAFDEGDLESLAGAAGIGHVRYPTAGSIDTSCAQPFSVSFKSGSLGLSHNGNLVNADEIRDDLAALGHAFTSDGDTEVIAHDLARNLLEEDLIRAVKRTMQRIHGSYSLTIMHDETVMGVRDPQGNRPLCLGKLEDGYVLASESAAIDTLGGEFVRDIRPGELVVLEEDGSGFDSYQLVEAEATAHCFFEHVYFARPDSQIDGTLVYEARRRLGRKLWEESGVETDVVMPVPDSGRAFASGYADAADETTAQGEPREEDDDGVEFAEGLMKNRYVGRTFIMPTQDERERAVRLKLNPITSTVEGKTVTLIDDSIVRGTTSNQLVELLKNSGAAEVHMRIGAPPIVAPCYMGINMATRKELIASDKTIPEIGDEIGADSLAYLSPDAVAEVLETDRDDLCLGCVTGEYPYDIDGEATDRDVTRPQIGQATVDADD, translated from the coding sequence ATGACCGAGAAGTGCGGCGTCGTCGGCGTTGCACTCGCGGACCGCGACGTCGCGCGGCCGCTCTACTACGGACTCTACGCGCTCCAGCACCGCGGACAGGAGTCCGCCGGCATCGTCACCCACGACGGCTTCCAGCAACACAGCCACGTCGAACTTGGACTCGTCGGCGACGCCTTCGACGAGGGCGACCTCGAGTCGCTCGCGGGCGCGGCCGGGATTGGTCACGTTCGCTATCCCACCGCCGGAAGCATCGACACCTCCTGCGCCCAACCGTTCTCGGTCTCGTTCAAATCGGGCTCGCTCGGACTCAGCCACAACGGCAACCTCGTCAACGCCGACGAGATTCGAGACGACCTCGCCGCGCTCGGCCACGCCTTCACCTCCGACGGCGACACGGAGGTGATCGCCCACGACCTCGCGCGCAACCTGCTCGAGGAGGACCTGATCCGGGCCGTCAAGCGGACGATGCAGCGGATTCACGGCTCGTACTCGCTGACGATCATGCACGACGAGACCGTGATGGGCGTCCGCGATCCGCAGGGGAATCGGCCGCTCTGTCTCGGCAAACTCGAGGACGGCTACGTGCTGGCCTCCGAATCCGCGGCGATCGACACCCTCGGCGGCGAGTTCGTCCGCGACATTCGACCCGGGGAACTCGTCGTCCTCGAGGAGGACGGTTCCGGGTTCGACTCCTACCAGCTCGTCGAGGCCGAGGCGACCGCTCACTGTTTCTTCGAACACGTCTACTTCGCCCGCCCGGATTCACAGATCGACGGCACGCTGGTCTACGAGGCCCGTCGCAGACTCGGGCGCAAACTCTGGGAGGAAAGCGGCGTCGAGACCGACGTCGTCATGCCGGTTCCCGACTCCGGGCGCGCGTTCGCCTCGGGGTACGCCGACGCCGCCGACGAGACGACCGCCCAGGGAGAGCCCCGGGAGGAGGACGACGACGGCGTCGAGTTCGCGGAGGGCCTGATGAAGAACCGCTACGTCGGCCGGACGTTCATCATGCCGACCCAGGACGAGCGCGAGCGCGCCGTGCGACTCAAACTCAACCCGATCACCTCGACGGTCGAGGGCAAGACCGTCACCCTCATCGACGACTCCATCGTCCGCGGGACGACTTCGAACCAGCTCGTCGAACTCCTCAAGAACTCCGGGGCGGCGGAGGTCCACATGCGCATCGGTGCACCGCCGATCGTCGCCCCCTGTTACATGGGGATCAACATGGCGACCCGCAAGGAACTCATCGCCTCGGACAAGACGATCCCCGAAATCGGCGACGAGATCGGTGCCGACAGCCTCGCGTACCTCTCGCCAGACGCCGTCGCCGAGGTGCTTGAGACCGACCGGGACGACCTTTGTCTGGGCTGTGTCACCGGCGAGTACCCCTACGACATCGACGGTGAAGCGACCGACCGCGACGTAACTCGCCCGCAAATTGGGCAGGCGACCGTCGATGCGGACGACTGA
- a CDS encoding metal-dependent hydrolase: protein MNKKGHVLNAALLGIGLAYLLEPAGDETTFATVLEVGVPVTLGALFPDVDTAFGRHRKTLHNLPILVGFAAFPFYFGNLEWVWLGILTHYVLDVAGSKRGIALFYPVWKREFGLPVGVAVTSRQADLVTVLVTAGELLIAAAVIYRADVWASETARAMLGL, encoded by the coding sequence ATGAACAAGAAAGGACACGTGCTCAACGCCGCCCTCCTGGGAATCGGGCTGGCGTACCTCCTCGAGCCAGCCGGGGACGAGACGACCTTCGCGACGGTGCTCGAAGTGGGCGTGCCCGTCACACTCGGGGCGCTGTTCCCGGACGTGGACACGGCGTTCGGGAGACACCGCAAGACGCTGCACAACCTGCCCATCCTGGTGGGGTTCGCCGCCTTTCCGTTCTACTTCGGCAACCTCGAGTGGGTCTGGCTCGGCATCCTGACTCACTACGTGCTCGACGTCGCCGGCAGCAAGCGCGGTATCGCCCTGTTCTACCCGGTCTGGAAGAGGGAGTTCGGTCTCCCCGTCGGCGTCGCCGTCACGAGCCGGCAGGCGGACCTGGTGACCGTTCTCGTCACGGCCGGCGAACTGCTGATCGCCGCGGCCGTCATCTACCGGGCGGACGTCTGGGCGAGCGAGACGGCACGCGCGATGCTCGGGCTATAG
- a CDS encoding DUF420 domain-containing protein: MTAVTRGRVPHLTALLSLVSLALVFGAAGGVIPQTAVPRPPAWLLEAIPTVNVLLSLTAIVTITTGWRAIRRGNVDRHRLLMATSAVLFATFLVLYLYRLVVLGGSQPFPGPDAIRLYVYLPVLAIHILLAIVCIPLLYYVLLLAASHSVPELRKTAHARVGRIAAALWLVSFSLGVVVYVLLHVIY, encoded by the coding sequence ATGACTGCAGTCACTCGAGGCCGCGTTCCCCACCTGACGGCCCTGCTCTCGCTCGTTTCCCTGGCGCTCGTGTTCGGCGCCGCTGGCGGCGTGATTCCACAGACGGCCGTTCCCAGGCCGCCCGCCTGGCTACTCGAGGCGATTCCCACGGTGAACGTCCTCCTGAGCCTGACCGCCATCGTGACGATCACGACGGGGTGGCGCGCGATCAGACGCGGAAACGTCGACCGCCACCGCCTGCTGATGGCGACCTCGGCCGTGCTGTTCGCGACCTTTCTCGTCCTGTACCTGTACCGACTAGTCGTCCTCGGCGGTTCCCAGCCGTTTCCGGGTCCGGACGCGATCCGACTGTACGTCTATCTGCCCGTCCTGGCGATCCACATCTTACTGGCGATCGTTTGCATTCCCCTGCTGTACTACGTCCTCTTGCTCGCCGCGAGTCACAGCGTGCCGGAGCTTCGGAAGACCGCTCACGCGCGAGTCGGGCGAATCGCCGCGGCACTCTGGCTCGTCTCGTTCAGCCTCGGCGTCGTCGTCTACGTGTTGTTGCACGTGATCTACTGA
- a CDS encoding CinA family protein encodes MSNANVDSDRPAESSPTDPATRTDSASGAVQFEAPLDLVSGVGERLRERGDTLAVAESCTGGLLGGAITAVPGSSDYFDSGHVVYAYDAKRRHLGVSRESLDEHGAVSEPVALEMARGVRDVTDATWGLSITGVAGPSGGTAETPVGTVYVGVAYAGPWGTETSFAMATRHQFDGDRHDVRMQTVRTALERLQAVLESESDSEFESTS; translated from the coding sequence ATGAGCAACGCCAACGTCGATTCGGACCGACCTGCCGAATCGTCACCCACGGATCCAGCCACCCGCACCGATTCGGCGTCTGGAGCGGTACAGTTCGAAGCGCCGCTCGACCTCGTTTCCGGGGTGGGGGAACGACTCCGCGAGCGCGGTGACACCCTCGCCGTCGCCGAGTCCTGCACGGGGGGCCTCCTCGGGGGCGCGATCACGGCGGTTCCCGGTTCGAGCGACTACTTCGACAGCGGCCACGTCGTCTACGCCTACGACGCCAAGCGCCGCCACCTCGGCGTCTCCCGTGAGTCGCTGGACGAACACGGGGCCGTCTCCGAACCCGTCGCCCTCGAGATGGCTCGCGGGGTGCGCGACGTCACGGACGCCACGTGGGGACTCTCGATCACGGGCGTCGCCGGTCCGAGCGGCGGGACCGCGGAGACGCCGGTCGGGACGGTCTACGTCGGGGTCGCCTACGCTGGCCCCTGGGGGACCGAAACTTCGTTCGCGATGGCGACGCGACATCAGTTCGACGGCGACCGCCACGACGTTCGCATGCAGACGGTTCGAACCGCTCTCGAGCGGTTGCAGGCAGTGCTCGAGTCCGAATCCGACTCCGAGTTCGAATCGACCTCGTGA
- a CDS encoding nuclear transport factor 2 family protein: MPPLDDTPDGTDPEALVRRYYDRVDADDVEGLLELFSETITYERPGQDPIEGRADLRAFYERDRPLEDGEHSLEAVIVDGEGGGDGDGNDDDGNRVAVRGRFSGVQNGESVSFGFADFHDINEDGVIENRWTYTDRDTV, translated from the coding sequence ATGCCTCCGCTGGATGACACGCCCGACGGAACTGACCCCGAGGCGCTCGTGCGACGCTACTACGACCGCGTCGACGCCGACGACGTCGAGGGACTGCTCGAACTCTTCTCGGAGACGATTACCTACGAACGCCCCGGACAGGACCCGATCGAGGGCCGGGCGGACCTTCGGGCGTTCTACGAGCGGGACCGCCCGCTCGAGGATGGGGAGCACAGCCTCGAGGCCGTGATCGTGGACGGTGAGGGTGGCGGTGATGGCGATGGTAACGACGACGACGGCAATCGGGTAGCCGTTCGTGGCCGATTCTCGGGCGTCCAGAACGGCGAGTCGGTTTCGTTCGGCTTCGCCGATTTCCACGACATAAACGAAGACGGCGTGATCGAGAACCGCTGGACGTACACGGATCGCGACACGGTCTGA